The Erythrobacter sp. Alg231-14 genome has a segment encoding these proteins:
- the mgtE gene encoding magnesium transporter, whose amino-acid sequence MADLEETLLVEDRPVNEEDVRPDDRVDDERHDEENRLKPEYVSAVEDALDAGDTAAVYELVEPLHPADIADLLELFGSDDRALLAAAITDLMSSEVVAELNDHVRELMMEALAPADVATIAEELETDDAVQLLEDLDEDDQKAIIAELEPETQAAVESALSYPEETAGRLMNRHVMAVPEHLTVGDLIDYLRTDGDLEHDFFEVFVIDASHHPVGTCSLNWILTSPRSIKLTDVMKRDQTLIPVSMDQEEVALMFQKYALISAAVVDDSGRLVGQMTVDDIVHIISEEAGEDALLLSGAGDGDINEPIKEAYSSRVRWLVANLGTAVVASLIIAFFGAAIEELVALAVLMPIVASIGGNAGTQTMAVAVRAIATNQLTRANTWRIVWRELRVALLNGVTIAVLIGIAAGALYSPMMGLVIAAAMVLNIAVAGLAGVLVPVMFERLDQDPAVASSVFVTMITDSMGFLAFLGLAVVSGLAPLG is encoded by the coding sequence ATGGCCGACCTCGAAGAAACCCTGTTGGTGGAAGACCGCCCGGTTAACGAGGAAGACGTGCGTCCCGATGATCGCGTGGATGATGAACGTCATGACGAGGAAAACCGCCTAAAACCCGAATATGTGAGCGCCGTCGAAGACGCGTTGGATGCCGGCGACACGGCGGCGGTTTATGAATTGGTTGAACCGTTGCATCCGGCCGATATCGCCGATTTGCTCGAATTATTCGGTTCCGATGATCGCGCTCTTTTGGCTGCGGCAATCACCGATTTGATGAGTTCCGAAGTGGTCGCGGAGTTGAACGACCACGTTCGCGAATTGATGATGGAGGCCCTGGCCCCCGCCGATGTCGCGACCATCGCTGAAGAGCTGGAAACCGATGATGCGGTTCAGCTGCTCGAAGATCTGGACGAGGACGACCAAAAGGCGATCATCGCCGAATTGGAGCCGGAGACGCAGGCCGCCGTCGAAAGCGCCCTATCCTATCCAGAGGAGACTGCGGGCCGGTTGATGAACCGCCATGTTATGGCGGTGCCCGAACATCTGACCGTTGGCGATTTGATCGATTACCTGCGCACTGATGGGGATTTGGAGCACGACTTTTTTGAAGTCTTTGTAATTGATGCATCCCATCACCCGGTGGGCACCTGTTCGCTCAATTGGATTTTGACGTCCCCGCGCTCGATCAAATTGACCGACGTGATGAAACGCGACCAAACCTTGATCCCAGTTTCCATGGATCAGGAAGAAGTCGCCCTGATGTTCCAAAAATACGCGCTGATTTCTGCCGCTGTCGTCGATGACAGCGGTCGATTGGTGGGGCAGATGACAGTGGATGACATCGTCCACATCATCTCCGAAGAAGCCGGCGAAGATGCCCTGCTGTTGTCCGGGGCAGGCGACGGCGACATCAACGAGCCGATCAAAGAAGCCTATTCCAGCCGCGTGAGGTGGCTGGTCGCGAATTTGGGCACGGCGGTGGTCGCCTCGCTCATCATCGCGTTTTTCGGTGCCGCGATTGAGGAACTCGTTGCGCTTGCCGTGCTGATGCCGATTGTCGCCAGCATTGGCGGCAATGCCGGCACGCAAACGATGGCCGTCGCCGTTCGCGCGATAGCCACCAACCAATTGACGCGGGCCAACACATGGCGGATCGTCTGGCGCGAATTGCGGGTCGCTCTGTTGAATGGCGTCACGATTGCGGTTCTGATCGGGATCGCAGCAGGCGCGCTCTATTCCCCGATGATGGGTCTGGTGATTGCCGCAGCGATGGTGTTGAACATCGCGGTTGCGGGCCTTGCCGGAGTGCTTGTGCCGGTGATGTTTGAACGATTGGATCAAGATCCGGCGGTCGCGTCCTCCGTATTTGTGACGATGATTACCGATTCCATGGGATTCCTCGCCTTTTTGGGCCTCGCGGTTGTGAGTGGGCTGGCCCCGCTGGGTTGA
- a CDS encoding acyl-CoA dehydrogenase family protein, producing MSEPKSNVSPEAQNIAARVEAFVRNVVAPFEKDPRCDSHGPSDELASELRDLARGEGLLTPHIRDDGSHFSHTDTALILRKSGVSPLGPIACHVMAPDEGNMYLLGKVGSDAIKERFLAPLVEGKGRSAFFMTEPAEDGGAGSDPSLMQTTCRRDGNHWVINGRKAFITGADGARVGIIMAKSTEPDSEGGACLFLVDLPDPAIQTERVLETIDSSMPGGHAVITIDNLRVPADQMLGDVGEGFKYAQIRLAPARLTHCMRWLGMADRAQEIAADYACRRMAFGKQLIDHEGVGFMLAQNKIDLKACELMIDWCAGVLDTGDLGTTESSMAKTFVSEALFQIADRCVQTMGGTGVTGDTIVEQLFREVRAFRIYDGPTEVHKWSLAKKIKREWREAQAAE from the coding sequence ATGTCAGAACCCAAATCAAACGTCTCTCCCGAAGCACAAAATATCGCGGCGCGGGTTGAGGCATTTGTGCGCAATGTGGTTGCACCGTTTGAAAAGGACCCGCGTTGCGATTCCCACGGGCCTTCCGATGAATTGGCCAGCGAATTGCGCGATTTGGCGCGGGGGGAAGGGCTGCTGACGCCGCATATTCGCGATGATGGTTCTCATTTCAGCCACACTGACACCGCCCTAATCCTGCGCAAAAGCGGCGTTTCGCCGCTCGGACCGATTGCGTGTCATGTCATGGCGCCGGACGAAGGGAATATGTACCTGTTGGGCAAAGTGGGCAGCGACGCGATCAAGGAACGTTTTCTAGCGCCTTTGGTCGAGGGTAAGGGTCGGTCAGCGTTCTTTATGACCGAACCTGCCGAAGACGGCGGCGCGGGTTCGGATCCATCTTTGATGCAGACGACTTGCCGACGCGATGGCAATCATTGGGTCATCAACGGTCGCAAAGCTTTTATCACCGGCGCAGATGGCGCACGCGTTGGCATCATCATGGCAAAATCCACCGAGCCCGATAGCGAAGGCGGCGCGTGCCTGTTTTTGGTCGATCTGCCTGATCCTGCCATTCAAACTGAGCGCGTGTTGGAAACTATCGACAGCTCGATGCCCGGTGGCCATGCGGTGATCACAATCGACAACTTGCGCGTTCCCGCTGATCAGATGTTGGGCGATGTCGGCGAAGGTTTTAAATACGCGCAAATCCGCCTTGCTCCGGCGCGGTTGACCCATTGCATGCGCTGGCTCGGTATGGCCGACAGGGCCCAGGAAATTGCCGCCGACTATGCTTGCCGGCGGATGGCCTTTGGCAAGCAGTTGATCGATCACGAAGGTGTTGGCTTTATGCTGGCGCAGAACAAAATCGACCTAAAGGCGTGCGAATTGATGATCGATTGGTGCGCAGGCGTTCTGGACACAGGCGATCTGGGAACCACCGAAAGCTCGATGGCGAAAACGTTTGTTTCCGAAGCGTTGTTTCAGATTGCGGACCGTTGCGTCCAAACGATGGGCGGCACCGGGGTAACCGGCGACACAATTGTCGAACAATTGTTCCGCGAAGTGCGCGCCTTTCGCATTTATGATGGTCCCACCGAAGTCCACAAATGGAGCCTTGCGAAGAAGATTAAACGCGAATGGCGCGAAGCCCAAGCTGCGGAGTGA
- the nudC gene encoding NAD(+) diphosphatase — MSYPTHAELARTGAIAFAGSPIDRADHIRTDKDKLGSLMNWRAKVLLLDGLLPQIDDAGGLLWGTFADVAEDAEIVFLGMMADPDGGESEKACFAAVPDEGATGPAYAMPRAWQAIQQLSPSDLAIYGGARSLVDWHARHRFCAKCGGSTKPAKGGWQRDCDNCGAQHFPRTDPVTIMLVENEGRLLLGRQPRFPPRAFSALAGFVEPGETIEEAVAREVHEEAGLRVSNVQYIATQPWPFPSQLMIGCYSQTDETDITLDVEELEEARWFTREEVQQAMDTIGSEEGPFNAPPKAAIAHSLLKWWLEKDG, encoded by the coding sequence ATGTCATACCCCACACATGCGGAATTAGCGCGGACTGGAGCCATCGCGTTCGCCGGATCACCGATTGATCGGGCGGACCACATCCGCACGGACAAGGATAAACTCGGCAGTCTGATGAATTGGCGCGCCAAGGTTCTTTTGCTTGATGGCCTGTTGCCCCAAATTGACGATGCTGGCGGCTTGCTATGGGGCACATTCGCCGATGTCGCAGAGGATGCGGAGATCGTGTTCCTTGGCATGATGGCCGATCCTGATGGTGGCGAGAGCGAAAAGGCATGTTTTGCCGCAGTGCCCGATGAAGGCGCGACCGGACCCGCCTATGCGATGCCGCGTGCATGGCAGGCCATCCAGCAATTGTCGCCGTCCGATCTGGCCATTTATGGCGGTGCGCGAAGCTTGGTTGATTGGCACGCGCGCCATCGTTTTTGTGCCAAATGCGGCGGATCGACAAAGCCGGCCAAAGGCGGCTGGCAGCGCGATTGTGACAATTGCGGGGCGCAGCATTTTCCGCGCACGGACCCGGTCACAATCATGTTGGTAGAGAATGAGGGGCGCTTGCTTCTCGGTCGCCAACCGCGCTTTCCACCGCGCGCATTCTCGGCGCTTGCCGGGTTTGTTGAACCGGGCGAAACCATCGAAGAGGCGGTTGCACGCGAAGTGCACGAAGAAGCCGGTTTGCGAGTCAGTAACGTTCAATACATTGCGACCCAACCATGGCCATTCCCCAGTCAGTTGATGATCGGGTGTTATTCGCAAACGGACGAAACCGACATCACTCTTGATGTGGAGGAGCTGGAAGAGGCTCGTTGGTTCACCCGTGAAGAAGTTCAGCAAGCGATGGATACAATCGGCAGTGAGGAGGGGCCGTTCAACGCCCCGCCAAAAGCCGCCATTGCCCACAGCTTGTTAAAATGGTGGTTGGAGAAAGACGGATGA
- a CDS encoding cytochrome b/b6 domain-containing protein codes for MATNTQRVNIWDAPVRVTHWSLALIVPAMWFTADNSMWYWHTRLGHVLLALLIFRVFWGFMGTDTARFGSFVRGPRSVLSYLRGDGDAPRAIGHSPLGALAVIGLLSVIGAQVVMGLFAGDPFDGATGPLNGMVGVATADWITETHEWFVYVVAGMIALHLAAITVYVGVKKQSLIAPMIAGKGPVSDGVAGNSNASWSRFLICAAGAIGVAVWVWFGAPPMAS; via the coding sequence ATGGCCACCAATACCCAACGTGTAAACATCTGGGACGCGCCGGTGCGGGTGACGCATTGGTCGCTGGCGCTGATAGTGCCTGCGATGTGGTTCACCGCCGATAATTCCATGTGGTATTGGCACACGCGGCTGGGCCATGTGCTGCTGGCTTTGCTGATATTCCGGGTGTTCTGGGGATTTATGGGCACCGACACGGCGCGGTTCGGCAGTTTCGTCCGAGGCCCCCGCTCGGTGTTGTCCTATCTACGCGGTGACGGCGATGCGCCGCGCGCAATTGGTCACAGCCCGCTGGGCGCTCTTGCGGTGATCGGGTTGCTATCGGTTATCGGTGCACAGGTCGTCATGGGCCTGTTCGCGGGCGATCCGTTTGACGGCGCGACCGGACCATTGAATGGGATGGTGGGCGTAGCCACCGCCGATTGGATCACGGAAACGCACGAATGGTTCGTCTATGTGGTGGCGGGCATGATTGCCCTGCATTTGGCTGCGATCACGGTTTACGTTGGGGTGAAAAAACAGTCTCTTATCGCGCCAATGATCGCGGGAAAGGGCCCGGTCAGCGACGGGGTTGCGGGTAATTCGAACGCGTCATGGTCCAGATTTTTGATCTGCGCGGCGGGGGCAATTGGTGTTGCCGTCTGGGTTTGGTTTGGGGCACCACCGATGGCATCATAA
- a CDS encoding DUF1489 family protein — translation MPLHMTKIAFGAKSYEDLASWYENSPNPKRLTTKYRPKRYEEMIGGSLYWILNHSLVARSEILSFTETDEGRWHINLNPVLIRVHQQRKRAHQGWRYLAEDAAPLDVADGEDIGDALPGKLAGKLERLGLI, via the coding sequence ATGCCTCTCCACATGACCAAAATCGCGTTCGGCGCGAAAAGCTATGAAGACCTAGCCAGCTGGTATGAGAACAGCCCCAATCCCAAACGGCTGACCACGAAATATCGCCCCAAACGATATGAAGAGATGATCGGGGGATCGCTCTACTGGATCTTGAACCATTCGCTGGTCGCGCGCTCTGAAATCCTCAGCTTCACCGAGACTGACGAAGGCCGTTGGCATATCAATCTCAACCCAGTGTTGATCCGCGTCCACCAACAACGCAAACGCGCCCATCAAGGTTGGCGTTACCTGGCCGAGGATGCCGCCCCTCTGGATGTGGCCGATGGCGAGGATATAGGCGACGCCCTACCGGGGAAACTGGCGGGTAAGTTGGAGCGTTTGGGGCTAATCTAA
- a CDS encoding c-type cytochrome — MKRISKARLITATPLIALLAACGGEAADAPQGTEAQSEAPSEIAERQDNFEGIGDSFKVIREQLETEAPDMAAIQTAAGDINTRLQRLPDLFPEGTSMEAGFDTEALAVIWEDPDGFAEATQNAIAASEEMMAAAASGDPAAVGAQVGNIGLNGCKACHDKFRVDDD; from the coding sequence ATGAAGCGCATTTCCAAAGCCCGTTTGATCACTGCCACGCCCTTGATCGCTTTGCTTGCCGCATGCGGTGGAGAGGCGGCAGATGCTCCGCAAGGGACTGAGGCACAAAGCGAAGCACCATCGGAAATCGCGGAGCGTCAGGACAATTTTGAAGGCATTGGCGATAGTTTCAAAGTCATTCGCGAGCAGCTTGAAACCGAAGCGCCCGATATGGCTGCGATTCAAACGGCGGCTGGCGATATCAACACACGGCTTCAACGACTGCCTGACCTCTTCCCAGAAGGGACCAGCATGGAAGCCGGTTTTGACACAGAGGCTTTGGCGGTGATTTGGGAAGATCCCGATGGCTTTGCCGAAGCCACGCAAAACGCAATTGCGGCCAGCGAAGAAATGATGGCGGCTGCGGCATCGGGTGATCCGGCAGCGGTTGGCGCTCAGGTCGGCAACATCGGTCTCAACGGTTGCAAAGCGTGTCACGATAAATTCCGCGTCGACGACGATTAA
- a CDS encoding SDR family NAD(P)-dependent oxidoreductase, translated as MTDFAPRTAVITGGASGIGLGIAKRLAASGAKVMVADLAGPALNRANDIDNITAQLCDVSDLAQVEALAEAAFDQFGSVDLVMNNAGQGGVRGKMWEVDPDAVRAHFDVNYWGVWNGCRAFAPRLIAQDTPSAIYNTGSENSWFCAVRQTAAYIAAKHAVLGMTESLRDDLPDHVHAGLIIPGWVFTPLGPEQFMKFGMDAEDYVDIVLPQILSRRRFVVSHGYNQIRIDERMDELAASYEAYALPPKDDVKHDVQLVMEQLRRAASSE; from the coding sequence ATGACCGACTTTGCCCCAAGAACGGCCGTGATCACCGGCGGCGCGAGCGGGATTGGTCTTGGCATTGCCAAAAGGTTGGCGGCAAGCGGCGCAAAAGTGATGGTCGCCGATTTGGCCGGCCCCGCGCTCAACCGCGCCAACGATATCGACAACATCACCGCGCAATTGTGCGACGTGTCCGACCTGGCTCAAGTCGAAGCCTTGGCAGAGGCGGCATTTGATCAATTCGGATCGGTCGATTTGGTCATGAACAATGCAGGGCAGGGCGGCGTTCGCGGCAAAATGTGGGAAGTCGATCCCGATGCCGTTCGCGCGCATTTTGACGTCAATTACTGGGGTGTGTGGAACGGGTGCCGGGCCTTTGCACCGCGCCTGATCGCGCAAGACACACCGTCGGCAATTTACAACACGGGCAGTGAAAACAGTTGGTTTTGCGCCGTGCGTCAGACCGCCGCCTATATCGCGGCAAAACATGCCGTTTTGGGCATGACCGAAAGCCTGAGAGATGATTTGCCCGACCATGTCCATGCCGGCCTGATTATACCGGGGTGGGTCTTCACCCCATTAGGCCCCGAACAATTTATGAAATTCGGCATGGACGCCGAAGACTATGTGGACATCGTCCTCCCCCAAATCCTTTCGCGCCGCCGTTTCGTCGTTAGCCACGGCTACAATCAGATACGCATCGATGAACGTATGGACGAATTGGCGGCAAGCTATGAGGCATACGCATTGCCGCCAAAGGACGATGTGAAGCACGATGTGCAGCTTGTTATGGAACAATTGCGCAGGGCCGCGAGTAGTGAATGA
- a CDS encoding DsbA family protein, translated as MSAAEKLTIDIYSDVMCPWCAIGYGQLTKALDELDGEIDAEIRWRPFELNPDMPTHGEAQEAHLQRKYGRSAEEGSKVRGQMKAIAESAGVSLSYEGNAKAPPAMMWNTRECHKLLGFALEQAGAQVQTEFKLALFKAHFNERRTLSDRDVLLDIAASVGLHRGAAKAALDDADLEARVIAEEQQAWDFNITGVPAMIVNNKFMIPGAQSPETYASALRRVAEKSRAAA; from the coding sequence ATGAGCGCCGCAGAAAAACTGACGATCGATATTTATTCCGACGTCATGTGCCCATGGTGTGCGATCGGATATGGGCAATTGACCAAAGCTCTGGATGAATTGGACGGTGAAATTGACGCCGAAATCCGCTGGCGCCCGTTCGAACTTAACCCCGACATGCCAACACACGGCGAAGCGCAAGAAGCGCATCTTCAACGCAAATATGGCCGCTCCGCCGAAGAAGGCTCCAAAGTGCGCGGTCAAATGAAAGCGATCGCGGAAAGCGCGGGCGTCTCTCTTTCATACGAAGGCAATGCAAAGGCGCCGCCGGCGATGATGTGGAACACGCGCGAATGCCACAAATTGTTGGGCTTTGCTTTGGAACAGGCCGGCGCACAGGTCCAAACGGAATTCAAATTAGCGCTGTTCAAAGCGCATTTCAATGAACGCAGGACGCTTTCGGACCGTGATGTGTTGTTGGACATCGCGGCAAGTGTCGGCCTGCATCGGGGCGCAGCGAAGGCGGCGTTGGACGATGCGGATTTGGAGGCGCGCGTGATCGCCGAAGAACAACAGGCATGGGATTTTAACATCACCGGCGTGCCCGCGATGATCGTCAACAACAAATTCATGATCCCCGGTGCGCAATCGCCGGAAACCTATGCAAGCGCGCTGCGCCGGGTGGCGGAGAAAAGTCGAGCAGCGGCGTAA
- a CDS encoding DUF1295 domain-containing protein: MGKSAKSLLVVVIVTIIALVFAHFAGAGSVELFGTSAFFLCAVIALLVNWIAFIPSATAQTDKFYDSIGAVTYLSVTATACYAAYNAAGSLDMRAMVVAVMVAIWCVRLGTFLYARIHAAGGNDSRFEKIRVNPPRFLVAWTLQALWVIFTASAALAIITSTARVPLDVFFWVGAAIWLLGIVFETVADRQKSAFKDDASNKGKFINVGLWAWCRHPNYFGEITLWFGILVIAVPILSGLSWLVVISPVFVFLLLTKISGINLQDAQAKERWGDDPGYQAYRANTPALFPRPPKG, translated from the coding sequence ATGGGGAAATCAGCGAAAAGCTTGCTTGTGGTGGTGATCGTTACGATCATTGCTTTGGTGTTTGCGCATTTCGCAGGCGCAGGCAGCGTTGAGCTGTTTGGCACATCGGCGTTTTTCCTCTGTGCGGTGATCGCATTGTTGGTAAACTGGATCGCCTTTATCCCTTCCGCCACCGCTCAGACTGACAAATTCTACGACAGCATCGGCGCCGTCACATATCTCTCTGTCACAGCAACGGCGTGTTACGCCGCATACAACGCCGCCGGATCATTGGACATGCGTGCGATGGTGGTCGCGGTGATGGTGGCAATTTGGTGCGTCCGTCTCGGCACATTCCTCTATGCGCGCATCCATGCCGCGGGCGGCAATGACAGCCGGTTTGAAAAGATCAGAGTGAACCCGCCACGGTTCTTGGTTGCATGGACGCTTCAGGCCTTGTGGGTGATCTTCACCGCTTCGGCGGCGTTGGCTATCATCACCTCAACCGCCCGCGTACCCTTGGATGTCTTCTTTTGGGTTGGTGCAGCGATTTGGTTGTTGGGCATCGTGTTTGAAACCGTGGCCGACCGCCAGAAAAGCGCGTTTAAGGACGACGCATCGAACAAAGGAAAATTCATCAATGTTGGCCTTTGGGCGTGGTGCCGCCATCCCAATTATTTCGGCGAAATCACCCTGTGGTTTGGCATTCTCGTGATCGCGGTCCCGATCCTTTCGGGCCTGTCATGGCTGGTGGTTATCTCGCCGGTCTTTGTGTTCCTGCTGCTCACCAAAATCAGCGGGATCAACCTACAAGATGCGCAGGCGAAAGAACGTTGGGGTGATGATCCGGGGTATCAAGCATACCGGGCCAATACGCCGGCTCTGTTCCCGCGCCCTCCAAAAGGGTAA